The genomic window TGTTTTCGTAGAGGTTGCGGAAGACTCCGTACATTTCGCCATAGTACCGGTGGTTTTCGGCGTTGGGTTCGAAGTGGGCGCGAACGGCAATCTTCCCGATGGCTTCCTCGAAGCTCTTGATGGCCCCCACGCCATAGGCGGCGGCAATGGCGATGCCGAGCGGCGGAAGATCGACGGCCCCCGGAATCTCGATCGGCTTGCCGATGACATCCGAGAAAATCTGCACCCAGGTGGCGGAGTTGGCACTGCCCCCGGTGATCTTGACGGTGCTGATTTCCACGCCCTCCTCCTCGGCAATGCCAAGCACATGGCGGGAGCCGTAGGTGGTTCCCTCAATTAATGCGCGCACCAGATCCTGCCGGTTGGTGGTCGGCTTGAGCCCCATGAGAACCCCGGAGGTGTTGTCGTTCCAGATCGGGCAACGCTGCCCCACCATGTAGGGCAGGAAGATGACGGAGCTTTTCGCGGTGACCGAAGAATCAATCAACTGGTCGAGATGCGCATAGCCCTCCTTCGATTCAAGAATCTCCTCGTTGAACCATTTGATGCCCGCGCCGCCAAAATCGACCCCCCCGGCCGTAATCCAGGTTCCGGGAACGATGTGCGGATAGACATGCAGGTTCTTGTTGTATTTCGGTTCGTCCAAACAAACGTTGTTGGTCGTAACGGTTCCGCCGGAGATAAACACCTCCCCCCCCTTGGAAACTCCTGCGCCAAGGCCGGCGGCGACGTTGTCCATGGAACCGGCGATGACCGGCGTGCCTTCAAGCAGGCCGGTCTTAGCGGCGGCCTCGGCGGTCACGTGGCCCACCACGTCGGTGCAGTTGTAGATGGGCGGAAGTTTTTCGCGGTCGATGCCGCACCCCTCGAGCAGCACATCGGAATATTCGCAGGTCTTGGTGTTGCAGAACTGGGAAAGGCCGGCTTCGGATTTATCCATGGAATATTCGCCGGTCAGCTTGTAGACCAGATAGCCATTGGCATGCAGGAACATGTGGGTCTTTTCGTAGACGTCCGGTTCGTTCTCCTTGATCCACATGATCTTCGGCGCCGGGTTGCCCGCATCGGAAACGTTGCCGTTGATCTCCCAGGTTTCTTCCTTGAGGTTTTCGGCAATCCAGTCGGCCTGCTTCGAGGCGCGTCGATCCATCCAGATCAACCCCGGGCG from Pontiella desulfatans includes these protein-coding regions:
- a CDS encoding xylulokinase, producing MAEYIISVDVGTSSCKTVLFDTDFNVVATARKAYDTSYPHQGWAEQPAYQWWRALKENTKEMLEASSVDPAKVIAVGIDAFSTTVLPVDKDGDPLRPGLIWMDRRASKQADWIAENLKEETWEINGNVSDAGNPAPKIMWIKENEPDVYEKTHMFLHANGYLVYKLTGEYSMDKSEAGLSQFCNTKTCEYSDVLLEGCGIDREKLPPIYNCTDVVGHVTAEAAAKTGLLEGTPVIAGSMDNVAAGLGAGVSKGGEVFISGGTVTTNNVCLDEPKYNKNLHVYPHIVPGTWITAGGVDFGGAGIKWFNEEILESKEGYAHLDQLIDSSVTAKSSVIFLPYMVGQRCPIWNDNTSGVLMGLKPTTNRQDLVRALIEGTTYGSRHVLGIAEEEGVEISTVKITGGSANSATWVQIFSDVIGKPIEIPGAVDLPPLGIAIAAAYGVGAIKSFEEAIGKIAVRAHFEPNAENHRYYGEMYGVFRNLYENIRGEYDALAAIDRKFGK